A genomic segment from Gorilla gorilla gorilla isolate KB3781 chromosome 3, NHGRI_mGorGor1-v2.1_pri, whole genome shotgun sequence encodes:
- the LOC109026691 gene encoding small ribosomal subunit protein uS14-like — MGHQQLYWSHPQKFGQGSRSCRVYSNRHGLIRKYGLNKCRQCFRQYTKDTGFI; from the coding sequence ATGGGTCACCAGCAGCTGTACTGGAGCCACCCACAAAAATTCGGCCAGGGTTCTCGCTCTTGTCGTGTCTATTCAAACCGGCACGGACTGATCCGGAAATATGGCCTCAATAAGTGCCGCCAATGTTTCCGTCAGTACACGAAGGATACCGGTTTCATTTAA